A window of Cynocephalus volans isolate mCynVol1 chromosome 3, mCynVol1.pri, whole genome shotgun sequence genomic DNA:
AAGGACATtgagcagcaagagaaagagaatgcATGCCCACATCGGGGATCAGACAGATATGCAGGCACAGTTTCCCAGACTCATATTCACACACTGATGTGATTCACTTCCAGATTGAGACACCAATAGCTTAGTGATGAATCCGAGCTTCAGGAGAGCTTAGGTCAGACGATCCCAGCAGGGATTTTACACCCTTCTGGTAACGTAGTCAAGCCAGAGTGCCTAACCAATTATGCCAAGTGGAAACTATCAGCAATCAAATTGGACCTCTGTGTTGTCATGGGATTTTCGGATGTTAAAGAGCACATAATACCATCATACTGTCCTCTCTGAAGCACAGGAAACTGGGGACTCCCATAAAAGCTGTTTACCCTTTCATGCTGATTAGAACATAACTGTTTCCTCAATACATTCCATACAATGAACAGAACCCCCAAGATGAAAGGTGGTTTAAAGAAAAAGGCCTTTATTATTACACAAATACGAGCGATGTGAGTGAGGCAGGCAGTTCCAGGGCTGGGTGACTTGGAGACTGGATACATCCATAGTGAGCATCACATGAAATCAAAAAGTCCATGAAGATCAGCCTCTGCAAGCTACCTGCAGAACCTTTCTTGGGTCCTCTGGAAGAAAGGTGATTATTTCCATCATAAGGGAGGAGACGAGGACTCCTGATAGGCCATGATACCACTCATGACTCCTTCCAGAGACCGAGGAGAGAGCAGAGGTCTGCCTGCCATAAACTGCTGGGATGACAAGCATACACTGCACAATACTGCCAGATAGTAGTGGCAAGATGGCTTCTGCTACTGGCAAAGACCCCTAGCAGTTAAGGAAGTGCAACAGAGTTCCTGAAAGCATCTCACATACTTGGCACTCATAGGGAATCTCCCCAGTGGATGTTCATGTGTATGAGGTTTCACCTCTCACTAATGGTTTCCCCACAAAGGCCAATCTCAAAGCTTCACTCTGGGGTGAGCTATTAGGATGAACAAAGAGACAGCACATTCCCTATGCTGTCAGGGCCTTTGTCTAGTGTGAACTTTCTAATGGCAAGTAAGGTTCAGCCTTTGGGTAAAGGATTTATTGCATCTGCTGCACTCATGATCACTGCTAGGACTTTTCCAGTGGGCAATAAGTTAGAAGCACTAGCCAGAGGATTTCCCACATGCACTACACTCTTAAGTCTTATCTCCAGTGTGAACCTTCTGGTGCAAAACAAGTGTCTGTTTTCGGATGAACtctttcccacattcactgcataCATAAGGCCTTTCTCCAGTATGAACTTTCCAGTGCCGAATAAGGTTTGGCCTTTGggtgaaggctttcccacatttgCTGCACTCATAAGGCTTTTCTCCGGAGTGAACTTTTTGGTGCTGAATGAGTTTAGAGATGCagctaaaagctttcccacatctACTGCATTCATAATCACTGCTATGAATTCTCCAGTGTACGTTAAGGTGGGAGCTCTGGCTAAAGGTcttcccacattcactgcattcataaggcttctctccagtgtgagttctccGGTGCAGAACAAGCGTGTGCTTGCGGCTAAACtctttcccacattcactgcacaCATAAGGCCTTGCTCCTGTGTGAACTTCCTGATGTCTAATGAGATTAGACTTACTGCTAAAGAATTTCCCACATTTGCCACACTGATAGAGCCTTTCACCTGTGTGAACTCGCCTATGTTCAATAAGGCCAGAGATTTGTCTAAAAAATTTCCCACATTCACTACACTCATAAGGTCTTTCTCCAGTGTGAACAGTCTGGTGTTTAAAGAGGTCATAGCTTTGGCTAAAGGATTTCCAACATTCACTACACTCATAAGGCCTTgctccagtgtgaattctctgatgccgaGCAAGTGTGTCTTTGCGGGGGaatgctttcccacattcactgcacttGTGATACCTCTGTCCACTGCAAAAGCCCTCCCCAAGCTTGGTGCTCTTGTGGGGCTTCATCCTGCTGTGAAGGGCCTGGTGCTGAAGAAGACCAgaggtggctgggaagtccatccTGCCCTTCCCACACGTATAGCTCTTCTCTGGCACATAGACTCTGCAGTATTTCACAGAGTCCCTGCCCTTATTCTTTCTGAAGGATTTCTCTCCACTGCACTGCTTTTGGTGCTGGTGAACATTTATACTAAACCAAAATTGCTTCCCACATGCCCCACATGTATGTGGTTTCTGCTTGGCTTTTTCCCCCTGGTATTCAGTCAAATGTAAGATATCTTTCAATATTGGGCCACACATGTCACGTGGGTGGGTCTTCAGATCTTCCATAAGAGTCCTAACCTGTGACACTCCTTCTAAGGAAACACTCTGCTCAGAGCAGGCCTCCTCATCCTCCACACCAAGCCAACAATCTGAAAGCACAGAAATGTTGATGAAATGCATGTTAACTTTGGTAGGAGGGGGCAATCCCATCATTAATGTGTGTCTGACACACCCAAGAAAGAGTCCCAGGAAAGAGGGGATAAGGAAAGAGTCCCAGGAAATTCAGGATAAGGCATGGTCAGGTTGAGGAATGGGCTGCTATGAGGTACTGGGCTTCCGAAGGTCACATACTAGGGGAGGCCCAATGAAGGGCAAGAATATGAGGATGGGACACAGCAAATGGCTTCCAGAAGGACCTTGACTGTTGGTGACATGTGAGAGTTATGCAGGATGTGTCTAGGCCCAAGAAAATCTAACTACATGTGAGTGGTTGGTGTTCAAGGGCTATTTAAAGCTGTGCACAAATCTCATGAACATTAAGTATAGGTCAACACTGTGGAAAAATACAGACAGAGTAGTGGAAAGGATGGGTGGGAGATAGAGGACAAAAAGGTGAGGGATGGCAAAGAGCTAGAAGTCAGACTGGAAATGATAAGTCTCTGTGTCATGAATGGGGAAAGAAAGGTAAAAACACTGTGTGGCCACAGGCCTTGAAACCACACTCTGGTGTGTAAACAGCTAATGTCGCTGGTTTTGATTCCAGCCTTGAAATCGTGCCCTTCCCTGACATCCACTCACCAGGTCCAGGTCCCCTCTGGGTCTCTCTTTCTGTGGCTAGAGTCGGATCCACCTGGTCAGGCACCCAGGGATCTTCCCCTTGTTCTAGCTTCATCACTACATGTGATCTGGAAAACACAATTCCTAAAGGAAAGCCAGGAAAGGTGAGCAGCCAGCACTGGCCCAGAGCAAGCCACCCTCTGACAGGCCACGGgtgaaaaaattattattacaaaaaaaaatctcaaaggaaGGTTTTGCAGGAATAGCCCAAAGGTCCCCATAAGTAGTGATTATGTGAGCCTCTACAATTCTTGGCACAGTTAGGCTCCAGAAAATGTAACCTGGAGGGAAGGTTAGAACCTTGGGCACAAAGGCGCCATAATTTTGGACAGATCCACCAGCCCAGAAAGTGACCAAACCTAATGAGATCCATTGGGGAAAACACAAGTCTCGTGATGCCAAACCTTGGCCGCATGGCTTCAGGGCTGTTCATCAAGTGAGGACACTCCATACTGTTTAGCCACAGGACCGATGACACCTACTCAGGGAAACCAGTGAAGGAAACAGTTCTCATGATCCAACCCAGGGAAGGGTCCctggggaaaaggagaaaggcaACGTGGGATGGGTGTAAGGAACTTACCAAGTGAGGCTAAAACTGCAaagttctccagcatcacatcacGGTACAGGAGTCTCTGAGCATTGTCAAGGAGCCTCCATTCTTCCCGGGAGAAGTAAACAAACACGTCCTCGAAGATCACATAGCTCTGCTGTGACAGGATAGCAAGGTCCATGAAAAGTCTCTCGACCAATGATCCCCCATCTATCTACCCACAACAATGTGCTACACACCCAGCTCCATGGGTCGCCAAGTCAGAGGAGATACAAGGCACTGGTACCATTGGTCCTTGTTCTCTCCTGATTACCCTAGCGATCACTGTGTCAGCCCATAGCAACAACAGGCAAGTTGAGTGATAAATGACATTGACACTCtgagcctggcacacagaggtccacctcctctcccaccagCTAATTCCCCTGAGGTATCCCAGATCATGCCACCCAGACATAAACACGTGCTCACTCCTCTCACTTATGCCCCCAATAACAGGGCCCTAGGACCATCAGTTCACACTCCCTCTTCTCATGCGCATCCCTCTTTGGACCACATCTCCTGCACATCTCCAGCTACCCTCCACCACCCTTCTAGCCCTCAACATAGATATACTCTTGGACTTCTCAAATGTCACTGTATCCACAGCATTGAGAGAGTGCTTCGCAATCAATCAGTATCCTATCTTACCCCAATCTCCAATGGCCCAATTGCCAAAGAAAGCCCCTATTCCTGCTCTGAAAGCCTCCCAATCTGGTCTTGTTCCTTTCTTCAATCACAGGCACCCAAACCCACATAAAAATCTCAGGTACCCTCtaccctcttcctttcctctgttgcgtatatatgagggcacttcaaacagttcacggaaagattcatattatcttttatttctatttttccacaaacatttgaagtacccttgtattagtttcctattgccgCTGTAAAAAATTACTACTAACTTTATAACTTAAAACTaaacaaatttatcatcttacagttctaggctaaaatcaagatgtcaatTAGATTGTGTTCCTTCTGGCAGCTCTAGAGGAGAGTCTACTCTTTCACCTTTTCCAAGTTTTAGAGACTCCCTACATTCCTTGCCTCCTGGGCCCTTTCTCTGTCTTCATCGccaagaacactttttttttctcattttttttcattttattttattttgtcaatatacaacgtggttgattattgtgttcaattactgaaacctccctccctcctccctctcccccctccctcccaacaacctcatatctgtttgcttgtcttaccaacttcaaggaattgtaattgttgtgtcttcttccctccccacccccaggttatttgcatatttatttatttttagctcccaccaataagtgagaacatgtgatatttctctttctgtgcctgacttgtttcacttaacataattctctctaggtccatccatgttgttgcaaatggcagtatttcattcttttttatagctgagtagtattccattgtgtagatataccacattttctgtatccactcatctgatgatggacatttggactggttccaactcttagctattgtaaagagtgctgcgatgaacactggagaacaggtatacctttgacttgatgatttccattcttccgggtatattcccagcagtgggat
This region includes:
- the ZNF671 gene encoding zinc finger protein 671 is translated as MALLHRGASEDQRERKCLRPRPRRPPLSATLRPHSPLAAAELMDPAQQSYVIFEDVFVYFSREEWRLLDNAQRLLYRDVMLENFAVLASLGIVFSRSHVVMKLEQGEDPWVPDQVDPTLATERETQRGPGPDCWLGVEDEEACSEQSVSLEGVSQVRTLMEDLKTHPRDMCGPILKDILHLTEYQGEKAKQKPHTCGACGKQFWFSINVHQHQKQCSGEKSFRKNKGRDSVKYCRVYVPEKSYTCGKGRMDFPATSGLLQHQALHSRMKPHKSTKLGEGFCSGQRYHKCSECGKAFPRKDTLARHQRIHTGARPYECSECWKSFSQSYDLFKHQTVHTGERPYECSECGKFFRQISGLIEHRRVHTGERLYQCGKCGKFFSSKSNLIRHQEVHTGARPYVCSECGKEFSRKHTLVLHRRTHTGEKPYECSECGKTFSQSSHLNVHWRIHSSDYECSRCGKAFSCISKLIQHQKVHSGEKPYECSKCGKAFTQRPNLIRHWKVHTGERPYVCSECGKEFIRKQTLVLHQKVHTGDKT